A segment of the Chloroflexota bacterium genome:
AATCTATGAGAAACTGTCATCGCGAAAGCCCTTGCACCCAAGTCAACCTAAAGCCAATGCCTACGACGGAAGTACCAGAGCATAGTCATAGCAATACCAAACATGATGAAAAGTACTATCCCAAAAGTCCAGAAGGTGATCTCTCCCGCACTCGATAGCCCACCGGGTAAATGTATATTCATGCCATAAATACTGGCAATGAGAGTTCCCGGTGCCATAATCGCCATAACGATGGTTAGTATTCGCATTATCTCCTGAATCCTGTGGGAGGTTAGCCAGTTGCTGGTATCCACCAAGCCATCCACCACCTCCTTGCAATCTTCCAAGCCATCCCAAATCTTGCGAATATGGTCAGCAATATCGCCAAAATAGATGTCCTGGTCTTCTTTGAAGAACGAATATTCCTCTCGCTCCAGTGCCTCCACTACGCCGATTTGAGGGTGGATGACACGACGAAAGGAAATTAAGTCACGCCTGATTAGCGAGATTTCGCGCACTGTCTCCGGAACCGGCCTGGCAAAAATGAGGTCTTCCAACTTCTCAGCATTGTCTACCACCTTGTCAAGAATCGGGAAGCAATAATTTACCAGCCTATCCAGTATATGGTAGAGGAGAAAGCCCGAACTACGACTCATATAGGCGTTACAGATTCCCTCGTCGACATGGCACTCATTAAAAAATTTAGCTAAGGGCTTCAAATCACCCGACTTATGGACAGTGACCATGTAGTTCTCGCCGATAAATATATCTACCTCACTGGGATGCGTCACCCGATTCTCTTTGTCGTACACAGGGAA
Coding sequences within it:
- a CDS encoding magnesium transporter CorA family protein; translation: MSMPLVDEEKKSNANLITCGKLTWIYIETPTTQDVEYLAQSFNFHPLNLDDVLSRVQRPKIDEYPDHLFIVLHFPVYDKENRVTHPSEVDIFIGENYMVTVHKSGDLKPLAKFFNECHVDEGICNAYMSRSSGFLLYHILDRLVNYCFPILDKVVDNAEKLEDLIFARPVPETVREISLIRRDLISFRRVIHPQIGVVEALEREEYSFFKEDQDIYFGDIADHIRKIWDGLEDCKEVVDGLVDTSNWLTSHRIQEIMRILTIVMAIMAPGTLIASIYGMNIHLPGGLSSAGEITFWTFGIVLFIMFGIAMTMLWYFRRRHWL